One part of the Dyadobacter sp. 676 genome encodes these proteins:
- a CDS encoding AraC family transcriptional regulator codes for MVRNLTVRDLPELYETMGLPVDPVDASSGLTIHYLQQTFTRFPFTSVPFRPNYFSFLFVQEAFGRYTIDDQVFDVRPRTVYFTNPGNYRIFEWHSITDTCLITFSEAYLKENVHEDVYRDFSFLLTETVEPRVLSKGQFEVVRRLYEQIHSEHLGHSPYKNRIIGSLMVALLLKIKEYFFQNYNPIYEGNRSSQIVKTFKRNLERHFRDLVSGSVEVPLRVQDYADLQSLHVNYLSSVISNKTGKSVSAWIADKTIAEAKVMLQDPALSVKEIAVRLGFLEAPHFSNYFKKHTHQSPAGYRKGHLLK; via the coding sequence ATGGTGCGTAATCTGACTGTCAGGGACCTTCCCGAACTATACGAAACGATGGGCCTGCCGGTCGATCCGGTAGATGCGTCGTCCGGTCTTACGATCCATTATCTGCAACAGACCTTCACCCGGTTTCCCTTCACGTCGGTGCCCTTCCGGCCCAATTATTTCAGTTTTCTGTTTGTTCAGGAGGCATTTGGCAGGTATACTATCGACGACCAGGTTTTCGACGTGCGCCCGAGGACCGTATATTTTACCAACCCGGGGAATTACCGCATTTTCGAATGGCACAGCATCACAGACACCTGCCTGATCACTTTCAGCGAAGCCTATTTAAAGGAAAACGTGCACGAAGACGTTTACCGCGACTTTTCGTTTCTGCTCACCGAAACGGTGGAGCCACGGGTGCTGTCGAAGGGGCAGTTCGAGGTCGTCAGGCGGCTTTACGAGCAAATTCACAGCGAGCACCTTGGCCATTCGCCATATAAAAACAGGATTATCGGTAGCCTGATGGTCGCCCTGCTCCTGAAAATCAAGGAGTATTTTTTTCAGAATTATAACCCGATTTACGAAGGCAATCGAAGTTCCCAGATCGTCAAAACGTTCAAGCGAAACCTCGAACGACATTTCAGGGATCTCGTGAGCGGCAGTGTGGAGGTACCCTTGCGGGTGCAGGATTATGCCGATTTGCAATCGCTGCATGTCAACTACCTGTCGAGCGTGATCAGCAACAAAACGGGCAAGTCGGTCAGTGCGTGGATCGCAGATAAAACCATTGCGGAAGCGAAAGTAATGTTGCAGGACCCGGCCTTGTCCGTTAAGGAAATCGCTGTGCGGCTAGGCTTTCTGGAAGCGCCGCATTTCAGCAATTATTTCAAAAAGCATACGCACCAAAGCCCGGCCGGCTACCGGAAAGGTCACTTATTGAAGTGA
- a CDS encoding two-component regulator propeller domain-containing protein, protein MEIVPKLGYYCTPVQISPTVIERQPIADSAMNIARIIPLLAFLTLAVHAYGRDVSDFTEQHFTSDNGLPQNSVMQLRMDKNGFIWMTTQGGLVRFDGTRFVTYNLSNVPGLISNRIIDLGLTGDSTVFFKDTSFKVFSFDKNNQPFLLNPHIRNRYVILQSPGDQFDVIRNLIPGDRRRVESLFAAFAAQVIYNRIGARGDGFLRIGDNLLLYFYQKKIISFKTFEYGAAMAYDNAGVLGKKMYFLNEKKQLAGIDSSGREYAVFLRLPGRDHPELSGPSHLFQQGERLFLHDSNTFYELKPESGNALVGEPVLKTKDVGRVACYLNIPEKGIHMLGTETGGLYIFRKKQFKTVRIAGTNNNFYSQHLYRNNGLITGLGAILPAGTITGEPFPLTDRSGILVDKEGYIWLNARTGKIEKRTADLKLVQQFDVEREAAKFAQTADGTIWVNLVSGKMGKISGDSIQWMKLAKGGYRFCAGQRQGVFCLEWPRRLPAGDFKAGLARNPGIERKGSPDILFRQAENALGRNLRTGVLRHPERQNECVAARPERLPAGRACISGRPEGLYVDEHQPWPFQMQDAGPLRLPRRQIGQRFLLLLR, encoded by the coding sequence ATGGAAATTGTTCCAAAACTAGGTTATTATTGTACCCCCGTTCAAATCTCCCCGACCGTCATCGAACGACAACCTATTGCTGATTCGGCCATGAATATCGCGAGGATCATACCCCTTCTAGCATTCCTCACACTGGCGGTACATGCATACGGGCGGGATGTCTCCGACTTCACGGAGCAGCATTTCACAAGCGACAACGGACTTCCGCAAAACAGCGTCATGCAGCTCCGGATGGATAAAAACGGATTTATCTGGATGACTACCCAGGGGGGACTGGTGCGTTTCGACGGCACGCGGTTCGTGACCTACAACCTCAGCAATGTGCCCGGGCTTATCAGCAACCGCATTATCGATCTCGGGCTTACGGGCGACAGCACGGTTTTTTTCAAGGATACCAGTTTCAAAGTCTTTTCATTCGATAAGAACAACCAGCCGTTCCTGCTGAACCCGCATATTCGCAACAGGTATGTGATCCTGCAATCGCCCGGGGACCAGTTCGATGTAATCCGCAACCTGATACCCGGGGACCGGCGACGCGTCGAATCGCTTTTTGCCGCATTTGCGGCGCAGGTTATCTATAACCGGATCGGGGCACGCGGGGACGGTTTTCTGAGGATCGGCGACAATCTGCTGCTTTACTTTTACCAGAAAAAGATCATTTCCTTTAAAACATTCGAATACGGCGCGGCCATGGCATATGATAACGCGGGTGTTTTGGGTAAAAAAATGTATTTCCTCAATGAAAAAAAGCAACTGGCCGGCATCGATTCGTCGGGACGGGAGTATGCCGTTTTCCTCAGACTGCCCGGCCGCGACCATCCGGAGCTCAGCGGCCCCTCGCATTTGTTTCAGCAGGGCGAGCGGCTTTTCCTCCACGATTCAAATACTTTTTATGAACTTAAACCCGAATCCGGCAACGCGCTGGTTGGCGAACCGGTATTGAAAACGAAGGACGTCGGTCGTGTGGCCTGTTACCTGAACATTCCGGAAAAGGGCATTCACATGCTGGGCACCGAGACCGGCGGGCTCTATATTTTCAGAAAAAAGCAGTTCAAAACCGTTCGTATCGCGGGCACGAACAACAATTTTTACAGTCAGCATCTGTATCGGAACAATGGCTTGATCACAGGGCTGGGCGCCATCCTGCCCGCGGGCACGATCACCGGCGAACCGTTTCCGCTGACGGACCGGAGCGGTATCCTGGTCGATAAGGAGGGATATATCTGGTTAAATGCCAGGACAGGTAAAATCGAAAAGCGTACCGCCGACTTAAAACTGGTTCAACAGTTCGATGTCGAACGGGAAGCCGCCAAATTCGCCCAGACAGCCGACGGAACTATCTGGGTCAACCTGGTATCGGGGAAAATGGGCAAAATCTCGGGCGATTCGATCCAATGGATGAAGCTGGCCAAGGGGGGTTACCGCTTTTGTGCCGGTCAACGACAAGGAGTTTTTTGCCTCGAATGGCCGCGGCGTTTACCGGCTGGAGATTTCAAGGCCGGCCTTGCACGAAATCCCGGAATTGAACGGAAAGGAAGTCCGGACATTTTATTTCGACAGGCGGAAAACGCTTTGGGCCGGAACCTACGGACAGGGGTTTTACGCCATCCGGAACGGCAAAACGAGTGCGTTGCCGCTCGACCGGAACGGTTACCTGCTGGTCGTGCATGCATTTCTGGAAGACCGGAAGGGCTTTATGTGGATGAGCACCAACCATGGCCTTTTCAAATGCAAGACGCAGGACCTTTACGATTACCTCGACGGCAAATCGGGCAGCGTTTTTTATTACTATTACGATAA
- a CDS encoding ATP-binding protein: MSTNHGLFKCKTQDLYDYLDGKSGSVFYYYYDKSNGFDNNEFNGGCNPSAVVFPDGKFSFPSMDGLVQVYPDSITDILPSSKILIDKFIVDGKEQPFSADLRLEPSFNRIEVLLASPYLGLPENQLLEYNIKGLDDQWYELKNTMTITLNRLGHGDYVLQVRKKSGFGRGNLGLLAKKFTVNPFWYQTWFFAAFALVLLLFSFYLVVKLRYHYLTLRKKQLEAQVRERTRQLEYSNRLKEKITLLLAHDLQSPIHFLNLLSDHVAASLERNRLDDARTGTAEIKKAAANIHAFVKEINLWTKSQQEGFYLVRRPFPFDDLAGELHSFFKEMLYLKNNTLAFVNPEKSVLFTNREILKAVVRNLIDNSNKYTTGGHIIVELERLDGDFMRLSVSDNGRGMSPADLSKINRRIEHVLTTEGIEQSGRLGYQIIIDFVARLDCKLEVESTVGQGTRVTISGLLSGQPDHQDAVLSDSTPTNFTTL, encoded by the coding sequence ATGAGCACCAACCATGGCCTTTTCAAATGCAAGACGCAGGACCTTTACGATTACCTCGACGGCAAATCGGGCAGCGTTTTTTATTACTATTACGATAAAAGCAACGGTTTCGACAACAACGAGTTCAACGGGGGATGCAACCCTTCGGCGGTTGTGTTTCCGGACGGGAAATTCTCGTTCCCTTCCATGGACGGCCTCGTGCAGGTGTATCCCGACAGCATAACGGACATCCTTCCGTCCTCGAAGATCCTTATCGACAAGTTCATCGTCGATGGGAAGGAACAGCCGTTCAGCGCCGACCTGCGGCTTGAACCGTCCTTCAACCGGATCGAGGTATTACTGGCGTCGCCCTATCTCGGGCTGCCCGAGAACCAGCTTCTGGAATACAACATCAAAGGCCTCGACGACCAATGGTACGAGCTGAAAAACACCATGACGATTACGCTCAACCGGCTCGGTCATGGCGATTATGTATTGCAGGTCAGGAAAAAATCGGGGTTCGGGCGTGGCAATCTGGGCCTGCTGGCCAAGAAATTCACGGTAAATCCATTCTGGTACCAGACGTGGTTTTTCGCGGCATTCGCATTGGTATTGCTGCTATTTTCATTCTATCTCGTGGTTAAGCTGCGTTATCATTACCTCACGCTCCGGAAAAAACAGCTCGAAGCACAGGTACGGGAGCGCACCAGGCAATTGGAATACAGTAACCGGCTGAAAGAAAAGATCACCCTCCTGCTCGCGCACGATCTGCAATCGCCGATACATTTTCTGAACCTGCTGTCGGACCATGTCGCCGCTTCGCTGGAAAGGAACCGCCTCGACGACGCCCGGACCGGCACCGCGGAGATCAAAAAAGCGGCAGCCAACATTCATGCGTTCGTGAAGGAGATCAACCTCTGGACCAAGTCGCAGCAGGAAGGGTTTTACCTTGTCAGGCGACCATTTCCATTCGACGACCTTGCCGGGGAACTGCACTCTTTTTTCAAGGAAATGCTTTATTTAAAGAATAATACCCTCGCATTTGTCAACCCGGAGAAATCGGTACTTTTTACCAACCGCGAGATACTGAAAGCGGTCGTCCGTAACCTGATCGACAATTCGAACAAATACACAACCGGCGGCCATATCATTGTGGAGCTGGAACGGCTTGACGGGGACTTTATGCGGCTGTCGGTTTCCGACAATGGCCGGGGAATGTCGCCCGCCGACCTGAGCAAGATCAACCGGCGCATAGAGCATGTGCTTACCACCGAAGGGATCGAGCAAAGCGGCCGGCTCGGCTACCAGATCATTATCGACTTCGTGGCCCGCCTCGACTGCAAACTGGAAGTGGAAAGTACCGTGGGACAAGGCACGCGGGTGACCATATCCGGGTTGCTTTCGGGACAACCCGACCATCAGGACGCCGTACTTTCCGACAGTACCCCAACCAATTTTACTACGTTATGA
- a CDS encoding response regulator transcription factor, which translates to MKRILIADDHSLVRYGLKVALLNHFPDAHIDESWDGQSAMTCLKNAFYDLVLLDLSMPDTDANTVLHWIRNMYPDTKVLIVSMNNEAIFGKRALQMGAHGYIEKDASPDDLIRAVNVVFSGKKYMSADLAEIIVNDTLNRKSMNPFDELTPREFQVAMYIIQDYTITQISELMQLQYTSVSTFRRRIFEKLNISDRKGLVQLADAYKLG; encoded by the coding sequence ATGAAAAGGATATTGATTGCCGACGATCATTCGCTGGTCCGATATGGACTCAAAGTTGCATTGCTCAACCATTTCCCCGACGCGCATATAGACGAAAGCTGGGACGGCCAGTCGGCCATGACATGCCTGAAAAACGCCTTCTACGACCTTGTACTGCTCGATCTTAGCATGCCCGACACCGACGCGAATACCGTTTTACATTGGATCAGAAATATGTACCCCGACACGAAAGTCCTGATCGTATCGATGAACAACGAGGCGATTTTCGGAAAAAGGGCCCTCCAAATGGGCGCACACGGCTACATCGAAAAAGACGCTTCGCCCGACGACCTGATCAGGGCCGTCAATGTCGTCTTTTCGGGGAAAAAGTATATGAGCGCCGACCTGGCGGAGATTATCGTCAACGACACGCTCAACCGGAAGTCGATGAACCCGTTCGACGAACTTACACCGCGCGAGTTTCAGGTGGCGATGTACATCATCCAGGATTACACCATCACGCAGATCAGCGAACTGATGCAGCTGCAATATACCTCCGTAAGCACATTCCGGCGCCGTATTTTCGAAAAACTGAATATTTCCGACCGCAAGGGGCTCGTTCAACTGGCCGACGCCTACAAGCTCGGCTGA
- a CDS encoding TerC family protein: protein MELEVIVSLLTLVALEAVLGIDNVIFISIIAAKLPADQQKKARQWGLVLAGVLRIGLLLIISLIMKLDQDLFVVFGEGFSGKELVLLAGGLFLLYKSSKEIYHKMEGEAGDQSKQIKVSSFGQVITQILIMDMVFSIDSIITAIGMVKEVWVMYVAVVVTVLLMLLAAEKISDFVNRHPAFKMLALSFLLLIGFSLVSEGFGLEIPKGYVYFSMAFSLLVDVFQMRMNKGKGEPVVTREHYRQGEEKLAK, encoded by the coding sequence ATGGAATTGGAAGTCATCGTTTCTCTACTCACCCTCGTTGCCCTGGAAGCCGTTCTTGGCATCGACAATGTAATCTTTATTTCGATTATCGCCGCGAAACTGCCTGCTGATCAGCAGAAAAAGGCCCGGCAATGGGGGCTGGTCCTGGCCGGGGTGCTGCGGATCGGCCTTTTGCTCATTATCTCCCTGATCATGAAACTCGACCAGGACCTGTTTGTGGTTTTTGGGGAAGGTTTTTCCGGGAAGGAGCTCGTACTGCTGGCAGGTGGGCTGTTTCTGCTCTATAAAAGCTCGAAAGAAATTTACCATAAAATGGAAGGTGAGGCCGGCGATCAGAGCAAGCAGATCAAGGTGTCGTCGTTCGGGCAGGTGATTACCCAGATATTGATCATGGATATGGTTTTTTCGATCGATTCGATTATCACAGCCATCGGCATGGTGAAAGAAGTGTGGGTAATGTATGTGGCAGTGGTGGTGACGGTATTGCTCATGCTTCTGGCGGCGGAAAAAATCAGTGATTTCGTAAACCGCCACCCGGCATTCAAAATGCTCGCGTTGTCGTTCCTGTTACTGATCGGCTTTTCGCTCGTCAGCGAAGGTTTCGGACTCGAAATTCCCAAGGGCTATGTCTATTTCTCGATGGCCTTTTCCCTGCTGGTCGACGTGTTCCAGATGCGGATGAACAAGGGTAAAGGCGAGCCGGTGGTTACCCGGGAACATTACCGGCAGGGCGAAGAGAAACTTGCGAAATAG
- a CDS encoding GNAT family N-acetyltransferase, whose protein sequence is MDNTLKMITAASDAQYEDAKRLFREYAASLPIDLGFQDFSGELDAVRAQYGPPAGALLLAYAGERAVGCAGVRSKGDGIAELKRMYVQPEYRGHQLGRKLLERSIFVAAELGYRKIRLDTLAGMTGARRLYESFGFEEIPAYYANPHEDAIYMEKVL, encoded by the coding sequence ATGGACAATACGCTTAAAATGATAACCGCCGCCAGCGACGCGCAATACGAAGATGCAAAAAGATTGTTTCGGGAATACGCGGCTTCGCTGCCGATAGATCTGGGCTTTCAGGATTTTAGCGGGGAGCTGGATGCCGTCCGCGCGCAATATGGTCCCCCTGCGGGCGCGCTTCTGCTTGCGTACGCGGGCGAACGGGCGGTAGGCTGCGCGGGGGTACGCAGCAAGGGCGACGGAATCGCGGAACTGAAACGGATGTATGTCCAGCCCGAATACAGGGGGCACCAGCTCGGCAGGAAGTTGCTCGAACGGTCGATATTCGTTGCGGCGGAGCTGGGTTACCGGAAAATCAGGCTCGATACGCTTGCGGGCATGACAGGCGCACGCCGACTTTATGAGTCGTTCGGGTTCGAAGAGATACCTGCCTACTACGCCAACCCGCACGAAGACGCGATCTATATGGAGAAAGTGCTTTGA
- a CDS encoding TonB family protein: MLQRIPEPLFKTYLILSLAASGTVAMAATSSISDSLDVCPAIPQTARIWGKITDESSRPVANAAVLVAESERVTVSNLSGGFEIADAPLNGVLLIKHPDFETRQVPIVKSAAEYAIILKSRTPLTAIRQKSQARASRKDSEVSHAAESSPSMRVDRWPYFPGGYKGLNKFLANNLKYPSEALQNRVEGAVQVSFLLDEDGNVSSGRIIDSPGAELDEEALRLVSMMPRWTPAQKDGKPIAVWYTISIHFDPQVDKLPLKIKEEVPKFFSRRMKPDLLKAPFPTKDELEKLFRKHTLNVSVHEPPRTKLYMYGHGIVPRPTYVPLQLNFRPLP, from the coding sequence ATGCTGCAAAGAATACCTGAACCGCTTTTCAAAACATATTTAATCCTCAGCCTGGCTGCCTCCGGAACGGTTGCGATGGCGGCTACTTCCTCAATTTCCGACAGCCTGGACGTCTGCCCGGCGATACCGCAGACAGCCCGCATATGGGGAAAGATAACCGACGAATCGTCGCGACCGGTGGCGAATGCCGCCGTGCTGGTGGCGGAATCGGAGCGCGTGACGGTGAGCAACCTTTCCGGTGGTTTCGAGATAGCCGACGCGCCGCTGAACGGCGTATTACTGATAAAACATCCTGATTTTGAAACGCGCCAGGTGCCGATTGTAAAATCTGCCGCCGAATATGCCATTATATTGAAATCCCGCACGCCGTTGACCGCGATACGCCAAAAGAGCCAGGCCAGGGCTTCCCGGAAAGATTCGGAGGTAAGCCATGCAGCCGAAAGCAGCCCTTCGATGCGCGTCGACCGGTGGCCTTACTTCCCCGGCGGCTACAAGGGGCTGAACAAATTTCTCGCCAATAACCTGAAATACCCGTCCGAGGCGCTCCAAAACCGCGTCGAGGGGGCCGTGCAGGTTTCTTTTCTGCTCGACGAAGACGGTAATGTGAGCAGTGGCCGCATTATCGACAGCCCGGGAGCGGAGCTGGACGAGGAGGCATTACGTCTCGTAAGTATGATGCCCAGATGGACACCCGCGCAAAAAGACGGCAAGCCGATCGCCGTCTGGTACACCATCAGTATCCATTTCGATCCGCAAGTGGACAAGCTGCCATTGAAAATCAAAGAGGAAGTACCGAAATTTTTCAGCCGGAGAATGAAGCCGGACCTCTTGAAAGCCCCTTTCCCGACCAAAGACGAACTCGAAAAGCTTTTCCGGAAACACACATTGAACGTGTCGGTACACGAACCTCCCCGAACCAAACTCTACATGTACGGGCACGGCATCGTACCCAGGCCCACGTACGTACCGCTGCAACTCAATTTCAGGCCGCTCCCCTGA